A window from Festucalex cinctus isolate MCC-2025b chromosome 4, RoL_Fcin_1.0, whole genome shotgun sequence encodes these proteins:
- the LOC144016979 gene encoding ribonuclease P protein subunit p25-like, translated as MFTGNGVVSGHFLTGGAFKPHQGLEVNTSIQTENGQNFGTFPPYQGHIYTNASLPKVENNVITTTFKPAPQPVPPAALKLGQEGFKKVCRTEEHSPCPFPGLASGVLEMRVKEGSKIRNLMGFAMARMQGEKGLCVGGEGGLRQVVFTGSGRAVTKTITCAEIMKRKVGSLHQLTKLQYKVVKEVWENTEGGTSEMTVHRTVPSISILLSKDPLDSQEPGYQPPESLSALWEDRDEPATPSTFKRPPEPSLFSSLPHCKRVCSGEGVSVTPLLH; from the coding sequence ATGTTCACGGGGAACGGCGTGGTCAGTGGTCACTTCCTGACCGGGGGTGCATTCAAGCCCCATCAGGGACTGGAAGTAAATACGTCAATTCAAACGGAGAATGGGCAAAACTTTGGGACCTTTCCTCCATATCAGGGTCATATTTACACAAATGCCAGCTTGCCCAAAGTGGAGAACAATGTCATTACCACCACATTTAAACCGGCACCTCAACCAGTGCCTCCCGCTGCGCTCAAACTGGGGCAGGAAGGCTTCAAGAAAGTTTGCAGAACTGAAGAGCACAGCCCCTGTCCCTTCCCCGGACTGGCCTCAGGGGTCCTGGAGATGCGCGTTAAAGAGGGAAGTAAGATCCGCAACTTGATGGGCTTCGCCATGGCGCGGATGCAAGGCGAGAAAGGACTCTGTGTCGGCGGAGAGGGTGGACTCAGACAGGTGGTCTTCACCGGGTCAGGCCGCGCCGTCACCAAGACCATCACATGTGCCGAGATCATGAAGCGCAAAGTGGGCTCGCTGCACCAGCTGACCAAACTGCAGTACAAGGTGGTGAAAGAGGTATGGGAGAACACTGAGGGGGGCACGTCAGAGATGACCGTGCACAGGACGGTGCCCTCCATCAGCATCCTGCTCTCTAAAGACCCACTAGACTCTCAGGAGCCGGGCTATCAACCCCCAGAGAGTCTCAGTGCACTGTGGGAGGACAGAGACGAGCCTGCCACCCCGTCCACATTCAAGAGACCTCCAGAACCGTCGCTCTTCAGCAGTTTGCCGCACTGTAAGCGTGTGTGTTCGGGCGAGGGGGTCTCCGTGACCCCCCTCCTGCACTGA